The following is a genomic window from Deltaproteobacteria bacterium RIFCSPHIGHO2_02_FULL_44_16.
ATCGCGCCCTTACATGCCATTCTTGCGAGTAATACTTCGTCTATTTCTATTACATCGCTCGCAGCCGCGACCCATCGTCCTGATAAAGTCATTGGAATGCATTTTATGAATCCTGTTCCTCTCATGAAAGGGGTCGAAGTGATTCATGGTCAGCAGACATCAGCAGAGACAGCGAAGGTGATTGCATCGCTCATTCAGAAATTAGGAAAAACTCATGTGAGTTCAAAAGATGTCGCTGGATTTGTGGCCAATAGAATTCTCATGCCGATGATTCGCGAAGCCATTGAAACGCTCGAACAGGGAGTAGCAAGTCGCGATGACATTGATCGTTGTATGATCGACTGCTGCAATTTTCCGATGGGACCTCTTGCGCTGGCTGATCTTATCGGGCTTGATACATGTGCGTCGATTTTACATGTGATGGCTGATGGTTTGGGAAATGATAAATATCGTCCGACGAAACTGATGCAAAAAATGATTGCCGAGGGAAAACTTGGAAGAAAAACTGGAGAAGGTTTTTATAACTATTGAGGGTGTCATCGCGAGCCCGAAGGGCGTGGCGATCTCCTGACAACACAAGAGATTGCTTCGTCGTCCCCCAAAGATTCATGGGGGACTTCTCGCAATGACATAAACAAAAAAAATGACTTCGAACTATTTAAATCTTATTACCGAAACCATCGGCTCCATTGGCGTTCTCAAAATCAATCGTCCGAAACAATTGAACGCACTGAACATGGAGACGCTCATTGAACTTGAGCGTGCGGTGACTGAGTTTGATCATCAAACAAATATTCGCGTCATAGTCATTACCGGTGAAGGTGAAAAAGCTTTT
Proteins encoded in this region:
- a CDS encoding 3-hydroxybutyryl-CoA dehydrogenase (converts (S)-3-hydroxybutanoyl-CoA to 3-acetoacetyl-CoA), with the translated sequence MTKGILMTTLKTIGVIGAGQMGSGIAQVFATAGFHVVLQDTNAKQCAEAKKGIEKSLTKFVEKGKLAADQKENILARLTTTTELQGMKQADVVIEAVTENLNLKLQIFSQLDHIAPLHAILASNTSSISITSLAAATHRPDKVIGMHFMNPVPLMKGVEVIHGQQTSAETAKVIASLIQKLGKTHVSSKDVAGFVANRILMPMIREAIETLEQGVASRDDIDRCMIDCCNFPMGPLALADLIGLDTCASILHVMADGLGNDKYRPTKLMQKMIAEGKLGRKTGEGFYNY